The sequence below is a genomic window from Phoenix dactylifera cultivar Barhee BC4 chromosome 8, palm_55x_up_171113_PBpolish2nd_filt_p, whole genome shotgun sequence.
GATCCCCGTGTCATTAGGATTCATGTGGCGGTTAAGCAATCAGGCTTTGTTCCATAAGGTGGGGGTTGTTTCTCCTATCGTAGCAACCCCTTGTGTTACCGAATTACAGCTAGGACCCACAGCAATTCTCAATCAAGTTATCCTTGGCATCCATTTCATACCACACATAGGGAAACGTGACTCAAACCGAAAATAAATGCCCATAGAAAAATTGTGGCCCCTGTCTCTTGAGTAGAAGGGAGGTTAGACCACCCGGCTTTTATTTGGATGGAAAAAAGAAGAGCCATAGAAGATAGCTCAGAGAGACTGCAACCCCACAGGGCAGCCCCCTGAAGAGTCTTAAGGCAAGAGGAGAAGAGTCCGGCAACAGTAGTTATATCTATTGAGGCTGATTTGATACTTGAGATAAAAACAACAGAAGCAGCAAGACCCACTTTCTTCGACAGCAAACTATCTGAACTTGTGAAACATCAACAGTTTCCACTATTCATTTTTCGGCCTGTCCTAAAAAATACAAACAAACCCCTTTTTCATACACACAGGCTACCAACATCACCATCACTGATGACATGCTTTCTTCAGTCTCTCCAACACCTTGCTAGCCTCAGAACCACCCCTAGGATCCGCAACCTGCACCATTAACACTTCCAACTTAAAAGAAGAAAGTAGGTGTTCGATAAGTAACCCTTTCTAGCAACTAGTGATTGcaagtatgtatgtgtatgtgtgtgtgtgtgtgtatatattatatatatattataagtcACCATGGAGTGTATGGAGTGGAAAGCCTTGTCGCCGACCACCAAGAAGTTGGCATTCAGGatctctcccccttcctcctccatgACTCGAACCGCCTCGTAGAACATGCGCCGATCCCCTGGGCTATTTGTTATAACAACTCTTAACCCAGAACCCAGGTCTTGGACCTCTATCTGAGGCAACCTCATCCCACCTCTCTCCACACTTCCCGTACCTCGGCTGGTCCCCTCGGACTCCATcagcttcctcttcctctccttcatcCTCTCCAGCCTCCTCTGCAGACTTTTTATATAATTCGCCGCTTCTTCTAGTCGGTCTGGTAGCGGCAGCGTCGCTCCCTCCTGCCAAAACAAGTGAAAGGGTTACgaggaaagaagaaggagaaacaTTTTGTTCGCTTTCTCCGTTCTTTTTGACAATGACTAGTGTTCATTCCCTGTATAGAATTAACGCACCCTTGAGGTGGGTGGGTCGGGGAGCAGGGAGTCGAGCTGGGAGCAGAGAGCCTTCATTTGGATCCTTCTATTCCTCTCGATGGTCTTCCGATCCGGCCTTGTGAAGCCATGGGACCTCTCCATTTGCAGTGGTAGCTTCCAGGCAGCTCTACAAATCG
It includes:
- the LOC103708585 gene encoding transcription factor bHLH162-like, encoding MERSHGFTRPDRKTIERNRRIQMKALCSQLDSLLPDPPTSREGATLPLPDRLEEAANYIKSLQRRLERMKERKRKLMESEGTSRGTGSVERGGMRLPQIEVQDLGSGLRVVITNSPGDRRMFYEAVRVMEEEGGEILNANFLVVGDKAFHSIHSMVADPRGGSEASKVLERLKKACHQ